A window of the Microbulbifer aggregans genome harbors these coding sequences:
- the rimI gene encoding ribosomal protein S18-alanine N-acetyltransferase produces MNSGLLSLPELPGSVLRLAGEGDCAPLAALARSAHSHPWSEQQFLDSVRAGHQCWLLTASDGAAVASCVLMPLPDAVEVLDVAVSPQWRRRGIARALLSALLEWLPETAESVLLEARAGNTAALALYRGLGFREDGVRRNYYPAEHGAREDAVLMSLPLR; encoded by the coding sequence GTGAATTCCGGGCTTCTCTCCCTGCCCGAGCTCCCCGGGTCGGTGCTGCGGCTAGCAGGAGAGGGTGACTGTGCCCCCCTTGCCGCACTCGCCCGCAGCGCCCATTCTCACCCCTGGAGCGAACAGCAGTTTCTCGATAGCGTGCGCGCCGGTCACCAGTGCTGGTTACTCACTGCGTCTGACGGTGCCGCCGTGGCGAGTTGTGTGCTGATGCCCCTGCCGGATGCGGTCGAGGTTCTGGATGTGGCGGTCTCCCCCCAGTGGCGACGTCGCGGCATTGCCCGGGCACTGCTGTCGGCCCTGCTCGAGTGGCTGCCGGAAACGGCAGAATCGGTGCTGCTGGAAGCGCGCGCCGGCAATACCGCGGCACTGGCCCTTTACCGCGGCCTCGGCTTTCGCGAAGATGGCGTCCGCCGCAATTACTACCCGGCTGAACATGGTGCGCGGGAAGACGCGGTACTGATGAGTCTGCCATTGCGCTAA
- a CDS encoding cytochrome c/FTR1 family iron permease: MRPFTFMRHSVPLILTLLMSCQAFAAGSEQAVTPQEMRQLMQVAEYIGVDYSEAVAEGEIINAGEYEEMEEFSQLLLDTSARLGKSTAADAIRTEARALQAAIQSKSALTVIKGHTARLRHELLSLAPALSLPQSLLEEKTVAALYQDNCAACHGEAGMGDGPLAAQLDPPPINFHDRERAENRSLLGLYDAISEGLEGTSMGAFLQLSEQQRWSLAFYVGGMAFDEAPAAGDNAVPLSLEELVMFSPQVLQENKPELAAEAIAALRADPTPLFKAQAQSGAGPIDYARTQLQSSLTAYQQGDYAAARTQAISAYLDGFELAESALDSHSPALRQSIERDLLAIRGMLNKESAPAVVEAQVSAVLERLAEAEEILAGETLSGTAVFVASLLILLREGLEALLVVIALTTILIKTGRNDAVRYVHLGWIGAFAAGLLTWLAAQHLVTISGASREIMEGVAAMLAAAVLFYVGFWMHSKTHADHWQQYIRERINRSLSSGALWGIAGLAFIAVYREIFETILFYQALATQTGTGQASALWGGFAAAVALLAVFGWAMVRYSARLPIGKFFSVTTVILLGLSFVLAGKAVAALQEAALIPITALPVSFSFDWLGIYPTWQGIALQLAILAAAAWLWFGGRKPVPTDSAPA, from the coding sequence ATGCGCCCTTTCACTTTTATGCGCCACTCCGTTCCACTGATCCTGACACTGTTGATGTCATGCCAGGCATTCGCCGCGGGCAGTGAACAAGCTGTCACGCCGCAGGAGATGCGACAGCTGATGCAGGTGGCGGAGTACATCGGGGTGGATTACTCCGAAGCGGTCGCAGAAGGCGAGATCATCAACGCGGGCGAATATGAAGAGATGGAGGAGTTCTCCCAGCTGCTTCTCGATACCTCAGCCCGCCTGGGCAAATCGACCGCAGCTGACGCCATCCGCACCGAAGCCAGAGCACTGCAGGCCGCCATCCAGTCGAAGTCCGCCCTCACTGTCATCAAGGGGCACACGGCCCGGCTACGGCACGAGCTTCTTAGCCTGGCACCGGCACTCTCCCTACCACAGAGCCTGCTGGAAGAGAAAACGGTGGCGGCGCTCTATCAGGACAACTGTGCCGCCTGCCACGGGGAAGCCGGCATGGGTGATGGCCCACTGGCCGCGCAGCTGGATCCCCCCCCGATCAACTTCCACGACCGCGAACGGGCGGAAAACCGCTCCCTGCTCGGCCTCTATGACGCCATCAGTGAGGGCCTTGAGGGTACGTCCATGGGCGCCTTCTTACAGCTGTCAGAGCAGCAGCGCTGGTCGCTGGCTTTCTATGTCGGCGGCATGGCGTTCGATGAAGCACCTGCGGCCGGCGACAATGCAGTCCCGCTCTCGCTGGAAGAGCTGGTGATGTTCAGCCCGCAGGTCTTGCAGGAGAACAAGCCGGAACTCGCCGCCGAGGCGATCGCCGCACTGCGTGCTGACCCGACGCCATTATTCAAGGCGCAGGCGCAATCAGGGGCTGGCCCCATTGACTATGCCCGCACACAACTGCAGTCCAGCCTGACTGCCTACCAGCAGGGAGACTATGCTGCCGCTCGCACCCAGGCCATCAGCGCCTACCTGGACGGTTTCGAACTGGCGGAAAGTGCGCTCGACTCCCACTCGCCGGCACTACGCCAATCCATCGAGCGGGACTTGCTGGCAATTCGGGGCATGCTTAATAAAGAAAGCGCCCCGGCAGTGGTGGAGGCCCAGGTCTCTGCAGTGCTGGAGCGTCTGGCTGAGGCTGAGGAAATCCTGGCAGGCGAAACCCTTTCCGGTACAGCGGTCTTTGTCGCCAGCCTGCTGATTCTGCTCCGCGAAGGGCTGGAAGCGCTGCTGGTTGTCATCGCTCTGACTACGATCCTGATCAAAACCGGACGCAACGACGCAGTTCGCTATGTGCACCTTGGCTGGATCGGCGCTTTTGCTGCCGGACTTCTGACCTGGCTTGCAGCTCAGCACCTGGTCACTATCAGTGGCGCCAGCCGTGAAATCATGGAAGGCGTGGCCGCCATGCTCGCCGCTGCAGTGCTGTTTTACGTGGGCTTCTGGATGCACAGCAAGACACATGCCGACCACTGGCAGCAGTATATCCGCGAGCGTATCAATCGTAGCCTCAGCTCCGGCGCACTCTGGGGCATCGCGGGGCTGGCCTTTATTGCAGTTTATCGCGAGATTTTTGAAACCATCCTGTTCTACCAGGCCCTGGCAACCCAGACCGGTACCGGCCAGGCCTCTGCCCTGTGGGGTGGTTTCGCCGCAGCAGTGGCGCTGCTGGCCGTGTTCGGCTGGGCGATGGTGCGCTACTCAGCCCGCCTGCCCATCGGCAAGTTCTTCTCGGTAACGACCGTGATCCTGCTGGGCCTGTCCTTCGTCCTCGCCGGCAAGGCCGTGGCCGCACTGCAGGAGGCCGCCCTGATCCCGATCACCGCGCTGCCGGTATCTTTCTCCTTTGACTGGCTGGGTATCTACCCGACGTGGCAAGGCATTGCACTGCAACTTGCGATCCTTGCCGCCGCGGCCTGGCTGTGGTTTGGCGGCCGTAAGCCTGTGCCGACAGACTCCGCGCCGGCATAA
- a CDS encoding glutathione peroxidase: MSELYQQSLQTQDGRETTLNEHAGKVLLIVNTASKCGFTPQYKGLEAVYQKYRDRGFEVLGFPCNQFGGQEPGTDEEIQSFCELNYGVSFPLYSKVEVNGDNAHPLFRALKKEAPGLLGTEAIKWNFTKFLVNRDGQVVKRFAPKDKPESLEAEIEALL, from the coding sequence ATGAGTGAACTTTACCAGCAGTCGCTGCAAACCCAGGATGGCCGTGAGACCACCCTGAACGAGCATGCCGGCAAGGTGCTGTTGATTGTGAATACCGCCAGTAAGTGTGGATTCACTCCGCAGTACAAAGGACTGGAAGCCGTCTACCAGAAGTACCGCGACCGCGGCTTCGAGGTGCTGGGATTTCCCTGCAACCAGTTTGGCGGGCAGGAGCCGGGCACGGACGAAGAGATCCAGTCTTTCTGTGAGCTCAACTACGGCGTCAGCTTTCCCCTGTACTCCAAGGTCGAGGTGAACGGTGACAACGCCCATCCGCTGTTTCGCGCGCTGAAGAAAGAAGCGCCGGGCCTGCTCGGCACCGAGGCGATCAAGTGGAACTTCACCAAATTTCTGGTGAATCGCGACGGGCAGGTAGTGAAGCGTTTTGCACCCAAGGACAAGCCCGAGTCCCTGGAAGCCGAGATCGAGGCACTGCTCTGA
- a CDS encoding MotA/TolQ/ExbB proton channel family protein, with protein sequence MSGLLNQVFAALTPAVVTDTFLVLMLAIFFLALVLRFSGRGREFVDQCPGFLTSLGILGTFVGIIIGLYGFTLTDIDRSIADLMAGLKTAFITSVIGLALSLLLRVFTRMVRLASDPVEGAATIDDLNRNLVALHAALNQHADRTGQAVVEQLQQVVSDFNAKLQTQFGDNLQNFCGQLDKLGPLLQGAAAEYSAHAERVSSWSQQCQASQAALLEQQAMIERAHERIAALPQAYRGLDQLLSQQGEQAAQLAQLLNTQRESVQELTALVPKLPQSIEQLAQGVAGAQQRVDDNLLSIEQLLQRQANALTERLQHVVSAVEGLKALDPQAMQSLVTNSAEVHRESMRELAQMIATTHKEMVQALSVAIRQELQSADISIRRQYEQIDREMNRQVEQVLSAMGEALATVSGTFTRDFQQLITQMRRVRAREVEYAE encoded by the coding sequence ATGTCGGGACTGCTTAATCAGGTTTTTGCCGCGCTGACCCCGGCGGTGGTCACTGACACTTTCCTGGTGTTGATGCTCGCGATCTTTTTCCTCGCTCTGGTGTTGCGCTTTAGCGGGCGTGGACGTGAATTTGTCGATCAGTGCCCGGGCTTCCTGACTTCGCTGGGTATTCTCGGCACCTTTGTCGGCATCATCATCGGTCTGTACGGATTTACCCTGACAGACATCGACCGGAGCATCGCCGATCTCATGGCGGGTCTGAAGACGGCCTTTATTACCAGTGTGATCGGGCTGGCGCTCTCGCTGTTACTGAGGGTCTTTACCCGTATGGTGCGCCTGGCTTCAGACCCGGTGGAGGGGGCGGCAACCATCGACGATCTGAACCGGAACCTGGTGGCTCTGCACGCGGCTTTGAATCAACACGCCGATCGGACTGGCCAGGCAGTGGTCGAGCAGCTGCAGCAGGTGGTGTCTGACTTTAACGCCAAACTGCAAACCCAGTTTGGAGATAACCTGCAAAACTTCTGTGGTCAGCTGGATAAGCTGGGTCCGCTGCTGCAAGGAGCAGCGGCTGAGTACAGCGCGCATGCCGAGCGAGTTTCCTCCTGGAGCCAGCAGTGCCAGGCGAGCCAGGCCGCCCTGCTCGAGCAACAGGCGATGATCGAAAGAGCCCATGAACGTATTGCTGCACTACCACAGGCTTACCGTGGTCTCGACCAGCTATTGTCACAGCAGGGGGAGCAGGCCGCGCAGCTGGCTCAGTTGCTGAATACGCAGCGGGAATCGGTACAGGAGTTGACGGCACTGGTGCCCAAGCTGCCGCAAAGTATCGAGCAGCTGGCTCAGGGCGTCGCCGGTGCCCAGCAGCGGGTAGACGACAATCTGCTGTCTATCGAGCAGCTGTTGCAGCGGCAAGCGAATGCACTGACGGAACGCCTGCAACACGTTGTCAGTGCCGTAGAGGGGCTCAAGGCGCTGGACCCGCAGGCAATGCAGTCGCTGGTCACCAATTCTGCCGAGGTGCACCGGGAATCCATGCGGGAACTGGCGCAGATGATTGCCACAACCCACAAAGAAATGGTTCAGGCGCTGTCAGTGGCCATCCGTCAGGAGTTGCAGAGCGCCGATATCTCGATCCGCCGCCAGTACGAGCAGATAGACCGGGAGATGAACCGGCAGGTGGAGCAGGTCCTGTCGGCCATGGGCGAGGCGCTGGCGACAGTCAGCGGCACATTTACCCGCGATTTCCAGCAGTTGATAACCCAGATGCGGCGGGTCAGGGCCAGGGAAGTCGAATATGCCGAATAG
- a CDS encoding OmpA/MotB family protein: MPNRLSANSRATEDGEWLSVSDLMAGLMMVFLCISIVMMRSMMEEREKIRALAQSYRDNQLAIYQTLVQEFETDLNRWGATIDKDRLIIAFNNSDAMFPVGQAEMNRDAQRVMEDFFPRYISALKPFLGSIRAIHIEGHTSSEWGAGGTSTDNYFKNLRLSQSRSREVLRHVQGLMPKAEVPGMLALVAAVGYSSARPVLREDGSEDPEKSKRVAFRVITNSEAQIHRILEEAM, translated from the coding sequence ATGCCGAATAGGCTCAGCGCGAACAGTCGGGCAACCGAAGACGGCGAGTGGCTCAGCGTCTCAGATCTGATGGCCGGGTTGATGATGGTATTCCTGTGCATCTCCATCGTGATGATGCGTTCGATGATGGAGGAACGGGAAAAGATCCGCGCTCTGGCTCAGTCATACCGGGATAACCAGCTTGCTATCTACCAGACGCTGGTGCAGGAATTCGAAACGGATCTGAATCGCTGGGGAGCGACAATTGACAAAGACCGGCTGATTATTGCGTTCAATAACTCAGACGCCATGTTTCCGGTCGGCCAGGCAGAGATGAACCGGGATGCGCAGCGGGTGATGGAGGATTTCTTTCCCCGCTATATCAGTGCGCTGAAGCCATTCCTGGGATCAATCCGGGCCATTCATATTGAGGGGCATACCAGTTCGGAGTGGGGTGCCGGCGGCACCTCAACAGATAATTACTTCAAGAATCTGCGCTTGTCCCAGAGCCGTTCACGAGAAGTGCTGCGTCATGTGCAGGGGTTGATGCCGAAAGCGGAAGTCCCCGGTATGCTGGCACTGGTGGCAGCGGTGGGATACTCGTCCGCACGGCCTGTGTTGCGTGAGGACGGCTCCGAGGATCCAGAGAAATCAAAACGGGTGGCCTTTCGAGTGATCACCAACTCAGAAGCGCAGATTCATCGAATACTAGAGGAGGCCATGTAG
- a CDS encoding MarR family winged helix-turn-helix transcriptional regulator, with the protein MPVPPRPSVAPCESDDPLALGNQLCFALYAASRTVTRAYQPMLNEMGITYPQYLVLLALWPWDRDGDGPATVGALGQRLLLDSGTLTPLLKRMETAGLVERRRSAADERVTEILLTDTGRALENSARDWLQGSARVGDLDREGLAELRRGLWRLIDDLGRASGE; encoded by the coding sequence ATGCCAGTGCCGCCGCGGCCATCGGTTGCCCCGTGCGAGAGCGACGACCCTCTCGCGCTGGGTAACCAGCTCTGTTTTGCGCTGTATGCGGCTTCGCGCACCGTGACCCGTGCCTACCAGCCAATGTTGAACGAGATGGGTATCACCTATCCGCAGTATCTGGTGCTGTTGGCACTGTGGCCCTGGGACCGGGATGGTGATGGGCCGGCCACCGTGGGGGCGCTCGGGCAGCGCCTGTTGCTGGATTCCGGCACCCTGACCCCGCTGCTGAAGCGCATGGAAACCGCAGGGCTGGTAGAGCGTCGGCGCAGTGCCGCCGATGAACGGGTGACGGAAATTCTGCTCACTGATACAGGTCGTGCGCTTGAGAATTCTGCCCGGGACTGGCTGCAAGGCTCCGCTCGTGTCGGGGACCTGGACCGCGAGGGGCTTGCGGAGCTTCGCCGGGGCCTGTGGCGGTTGATCGATGACCTCGGCCGGGCTTCTGGTGAGTAG
- a CDS encoding 2-isopropylmalate synthase, with protein sequence MNTNKDKLVIFDTTLRDGEQSPGASMTKDEKIRIARMLERMQVDVIEAGFAIASQGDFEAVQAVAETVKDSRVCSLARAVGPDIIRAGEALKKANASRIHTFIATSPIHMKYKLQMEPEKVLEQAVAAVKHARQFTDDVEFSLEDGSRSEPDFMYRIIEAVIAAGAGTINIPDTVGYGEPEEYGAMFKRVIENVPNSDKAIFSTHCHNDLGLAVANSLSAVMNGVRQVECTINGLGERAGNASLEEIVMAVRTRQDLYPVDTRIDASHIVPTSRLVSSITGFPVQPNKAIVGANAFAHESGIHQDGVLKHRETYEIMRAEDVGWGQNRLVLGKHSGRAAVKARYEELGVTFDDPVEFQIVFQRFKDLADKKHEIFDEDLQSIVAGGEEPVEHYRLAALDVHSRSGNRPQAQLQLMIDGEEVSATADGSGPVDATFKAIESVVNSNADLKLYSVNAVTQGTDSQGSVTVRLERNGRLVNGVGADTDILVASAQAYLDALNLLASGEPKRQGV encoded by the coding sequence ATGAATACCAATAAAGATAAATTAGTCATTTTTGATACCACGCTCCGTGACGGCGAACAGAGCCCCGGGGCCTCCATGACCAAAGACGAGAAGATCCGCATCGCGCGCATGCTCGAGCGCATGCAGGTGGATGTGATCGAGGCCGGCTTCGCCATCGCCAGTCAGGGTGATTTCGAGGCGGTGCAGGCTGTCGCCGAAACCGTCAAGGACTCACGGGTGTGCAGCCTCGCGCGCGCCGTGGGCCCGGATATCATCCGCGCCGGTGAGGCGCTCAAAAAGGCCAACGCCTCCCGCATCCATACCTTTATCGCCACCTCCCCGATCCATATGAAGTACAAGCTGCAGATGGAGCCGGAGAAGGTGCTGGAGCAGGCGGTCGCGGCGGTAAAGCACGCGCGCCAGTTTACCGACGACGTGGAGTTTTCCCTCGAGGACGGCAGCCGCTCTGAGCCGGACTTCATGTACCGTATTATCGAGGCGGTGATCGCCGCCGGCGCCGGCACCATCAATATTCCGGATACCGTCGGCTATGGTGAGCCGGAAGAGTACGGGGCCATGTTCAAGCGCGTGATCGAGAACGTGCCCAATTCCGATAAGGCCATTTTCTCCACCCATTGCCACAATGACCTGGGTCTGGCGGTGGCCAACTCCCTGTCGGCGGTGATGAACGGTGTGCGCCAGGTGGAGTGCACCATCAACGGCCTTGGCGAACGCGCCGGAAATGCCTCACTGGAAGAGATCGTGATGGCCGTGCGCACCCGCCAGGATCTGTATCCGGTGGATACCCGGATCGATGCCAGCCATATCGTGCCCACTTCGCGGCTGGTCTCCTCCATCACCGGCTTCCCAGTACAACCCAACAAAGCCATCGTCGGGGCCAACGCCTTCGCGCACGAGTCCGGTATTCACCAAGACGGCGTGCTCAAGCATCGTGAAACCTACGAAATCATGCGCGCCGAGGACGTGGGCTGGGGCCAGAACCGCCTGGTGCTGGGCAAGCACTCCGGCCGCGCCGCAGTGAAAGCGCGCTATGAAGAGCTGGGGGTGACGTTTGACGATCCGGTAGAATTCCAGATCGTCTTCCAGCGCTTCAAGGACCTGGCGGACAAGAAGCACGAGATCTTCGATGAGGATCTGCAGTCCATTGTCGCCGGTGGCGAAGAGCCGGTAGAGCACTATCGCCTCGCTGCGCTCGATGTCCACAGCCGCAGCGGCAACCGCCCGCAGGCGCAGCTGCAGCTGATGATCGACGGCGAAGAGGTCAGTGCTACAGCCGATGGCAGCGGCCCGGTGGACGCGACCTTCAAGGCCATCGAATCAGTAGTGAACAGCAACGCCGACCTCAAGCTCTACTCGGTCAACGCCGTTACCCAGGGTACCGATTCCCAGGGCAGTGTGACCGTGCGCCTGGAGCGCAATGGTCGACTCGTCAATGGCGTGGGAGCGGACACCGATATCCTGGTGGCCTCTGCCCAGGCATACCTGGATGCCCTCAATTTGCTCGCCAGCGGTGAGCCCAAGCGACAGGGCGTCTGA